CTAATTCCTTCGTGGAAAGATCTATAGAGCTAGCGAAAGCATTAGATGATTGGCACGAATCAATCATAGAGAATCCGTTCATAGCGTCGTTAGAGGAAAGCAGAGCAAGACGCGCTAAGCATCAAGCATTCTGTCTCTACCATGAGGCATTGCTTCACTTGGTGAGCATTTGCTCATCAAACCAGTACAATCCCCTCAATCCGCCGCACCAAGAATGGGAAGCGATCAGACGGCGATCTATCCGGGAGGTCGTGCTTTCGTGCTCTACGATACCGTCTGATGATCTGCTTCAAGACCAGTAAGCATAGAACAACCTTGTGATCGATTGCAGAAGCCACCCTGACTATTGATTAGGAATTTTATGTTCACAAATGTCTTTGCATTCTGTCTGCTTGCTCAGAACTCCTTACTAAATCAGAATACCGAGCTAAGAAGAGAAGACCAAGCGCTGCTTTGTATTGCCAGTGGATTTTTTGCTCGGATGCGTCTCCTGTACCCACAAAGCTTCGTCTTCGAGGAAGTTTCTAATCTTCTCTCTATCATCAACCACGAATGAATATGGGTGGGCAGCCGAGAAGAGACGCTGCTTTGATTGTTAGCTCGTAAGGTTAACTAAGAGATGTGAGATCAACACAGTTTTTGTAATATATTTAGTCGGGAACTGCTCCGTCGTGTTACGTAAGACTAATGATATAAACCACATCCGATTTCATGACTCCAGTACTTGAGTTTCCCCTAGTCCATCAGCCTCAGACAAATTTATGAAATGCGAGTCAGCACAAACCGACAACTAATAACGTGGACGGCAAGCGAATTGCGGAGGTAAGCAAAATACGCACCTTCGTACCCAAATAATCTCTACACATAGGGGGGATGGCGCAGTGGTAGTGCGCCTGGTTGCTTCTGCTAGCCTGCTTGCAGAGGTTGAAGGTTCGAAtccttctcccctcaccgCTATAATAATTCTATTATTCTAGCTTTACCAAAAAACATCGAACGGCTCCTTTCGAAACCTGGAAAGTTTTTCACCAATACCCCGCACGCTTAACGCTAGCCGCCGCCGTACAACCGAGCCACAAAGTACCGCCGAGACGAAAATATGCCGCAACTGCCGCTATATACAACAAACGTTCAAGGTCCCATGACTTTTTCCCCTACGAGGTTTTTTCAGTCTTAGGAGCACGGGGTTATTATAGCAAAGGGATTggtgtcagatagcagggttactcgacgttggcagcaaccaatcagcgtagagagggtcagtgcgcccctcaagagggccacaagcgcggacacacgatagacagaacacaatacacacaatcatcaacatccatcacttttgtgcaatatctcattatatctgacaattgGTCACAAAGGTGGAGATAAACGGGTGTCTATTACAAggtctctctctctttcctgTATAGAAGCAAAAAACCCAAACCCCCATAGTCAAACTCGACCAAAGAAACGAAATCCTACGGGTATAGAGGGAAAAAACTAGTCAAACAGCCCTAGGCcaccgtcctacatagtctctgactgaaaaaggacgttaatggatacaacaacaacaacaacaacaatcTCTACACATAcatcgaacaccaacttttcgagatgacaaaaaggtcctggattacccttttttcatctcaaATCTATTAaaatgccttcctagaatcagtttccaacgCCTGTTTCtgcgtgcaggcgttgtggcgggcgcgctggccgctgcaactttgacagagttgtgacctggccttagttgagagaaatctctgcaagtggtccgtgcgccaactgattttagatgttcgatcgaaggcaccctATACGAAAtcgacagagcaacggctcttccttaggtatatagTCTTACTGCTGTAAAGCAATAGGTCTATATATCTAGACGTCATCTATAACCGAACTCCCCAAACCGACacgatataccgaccccctataccgaaccgctctagcacctgctgtagttcaccagcacactcacgagcaaaCTATCGACAAGGCAgtagatgtatagatctacTATGATTGTAAATAGATCCCTGTATACAATTGCCTACACCACCGAACGCCCTGTGAGGGACGTCAATAGTTGAGATGACCGTATCTGTATTAAGTACTAAGTGAGATATTGCGTGCaggttcgaagacctgcgcgggtcgaactttggtgttcggctgtggccttcgcttaaggcgcacgggccacctcgcttactagaggtcgcgggtttgatccatgacaCGCCCTACCCACCGAACGCTCCTAACCAttcgatataccgacccctATACCGAACCACAAACCATACAAACCACTTACAAGCACTGGCTTATAAGTATACAAACAAAAAACTAATGAACAGAGAGCTACTATATAACATTAGTACTCTCCGTGCCTAAAGAACACATATTTTACTTTCCTTTGTCataagagcccgctgctacatctctttctattgttacggatccatagcccccatatcgataagatccttatcttatcggactagcgccttggcgcccacagcataagttcgggctcacaacgtagatagctcgatagcttgtatcttgtcaaatccaatctttcttgtGTTACGATTACAAGGAGGAGAACAAGCAACAACGGcaggacaacgttgaaggcAGGGCACAGCGGGTAAGCTCGTGCCGCGCAGTCACGTGACCTGCCCTCCAGGCTTGGCAACACCTCCCAGTGTATCCATGGAGGGCGTTGACCTCCATGGatacgctggcaaatgggtcggggtgtggttggggttgggttagaaattttgcgaccccaacccaaccccaacccatttgtcagcgccaagcttagggttgggttggggttgggttggggtcgcacggaccatgggttagggttgggttatagTAAAAAAATTGCAAGATGTATAATATAGATTTCAATAAAAGAAAAGTTTATATAGTATCACAGTAGATTAACACAGTGTAGCATTAACTAGTTTCATTTATAATATACAGAGGCTTCGCCAGCTAGCATTTAAGCACGTGTATCTAGATATATCTTATAATCTAGAGAAAAGCTAGTAACTCGCGCGCAAAGTAGCGCCTAGCCAATTGAGAATCCTTCTCTTGAATAGTAACCCTCTTTGCGTGAATAGCATTGATGTTGCAGTCTATAAAAGTTATTAAATGAAAAATAGTATAGGGTAGATAGACTATACCCTCAAAATAACCAACTAAGAAAGCTTCTGTAGCTTCCTGAAGAGCTTCGATTGCAGATCGTTGAAAGCGGATATCGGCCTTGTGCACCTGTGCAAATTCGCGCACTACGCGGGAAAAGGGGAGTTTTCGCAAGAGTAGTTCAAAACCTCTCTGGTATCTCTTGATTTCCCGTAATGCGACAGCTAAGCTAAATTAGAAaatagctgtgataaacgacTGTGATAACCTACTGCCGGCCTtaaacttgcgcttcttcttaacAGCTACAGGTGCCTTTCGCGTAGACTTTCCTGCTACTTGACGTCTAGCCTTACTAGCAAGGGCCTTCTGAGCCGGCTTGCCGCCAGTAACTGTCTTGCCATCAGGACCACCCCGGCCGGCTTTACCGGTGACCTTAGGCCGTGGTTTTGTCCTTGCCATTGCGTAGTAGAGTAGATGATGAACGTAGGCGACGTATGTGATTAATTACTGTGATAAATGTGGTCGACAATTAAGAAAGTAGTAGGCTGAAAGagttaggtagctggaaagtttgggcgacggcaatttcccgatttccgcactagtaaaggcagcagcgcacggactgcatgacgtaatttgctgtttcacgatcgcatacaaccatttctgttgcaaaatcagtagcgagcatatcatacaaacgtgttaaactgctgtgataaacgccgagctcgcgcatgcgtgcagcccaaaaatgaaggaatcatcgatgtgttgatcattttgggtaatttccgcgttttcgcgctagcgcaggcagcagcgcacggaccatTTCTAGGTGAGCATAATGCTGTCTACCCATTTCTCCAGCCCCTGACGCCCAGTAACTCCCAACACCTAATAACTCTCTTTACTACATTGAaaacaccccatttacaacagcgcattatcacagtccccgccatgcctgtcgcgaaagagcaagtcggcgacgtacctgaaggcctagttccagccatcaaactTGAACCTCCGCCTGGGTTCGAACAAGATGAGTGGGAGCAGCTTACCGATGTAATAATCACAGCCATTTATCACAGCTTATGCTAATATAAGCAGGGATTTGCGTGTGAAGCTGACGAGATTGACGGTATCTTAGATCAAAGAGGTAGTGGGGGTTCacgaaaaggccgacctaTCAATTTGAGCGTCCCCTATACTGGCTCTCTGAGTGGTAGCGCCCGTGCTATTGCTCAACGTGAACGCAAAGCTCTTTTCgataaagaggagaaggtacTTGAAAGCGTTAGAACAGCCGACCGCTCCGCGAAGTACCAACTGAAGAAATCGCTTTTGCAACAGCCTAAGTATAAATTAGCAAATAGTGCTAGACAGGCTAAGCTGCTAGAGAAAGAGTGGGATATACTTTCAGAGAAGCGGTTTACCCAGAAAAAGTCTGGTAAGTTATCACAGCTGCTTATCATAGACATCTGCTAATAGACTATAGCTGAATGGCTAGAGACAAACCTAACTCATGTGCATCGTAAATGGGATGCGATCACTAAGCAGGTGGATATGAGAAAACACGAGATCACGATTGCGAAAGTGCTTAGCAAAGATGACAAGCCCACCCATGACATTAGTGGTAGAGGAATAGCAAGAATTTACGGCTCAGGTGGTGTTTTGCAAAAGATTCTTCGAAAGACCTATCAAGAAGGATTAGCAAAGCTTAACAACAACGACTTTGAGAGCAAGGAGGCTAAGAGAGAGTTTGAGAAGTTCGTGGAGGAACTTACACCTGATGAGATGAAAGTCGTAACTGATAATGACTGGCAGTAAGTTTATCACATCCTTTTATCACAGAGATACTAATATAATAAGGCAACGGGAGCCACCTAGCATTCTCGACTTACTTGGTGACGCTGATATTGAGCTGGAGGGTGATAAGCCGTACGTTAAAGGTGACGATAGCGATGAGTGTGAAGAAGAGGTTGACTATGACTCTGATCTTGAGGAGCATTTCAATTCACTTGAAGACGAGTACGAGGATGACGACCAGTGGGCTGCTGTACAGAAGCAGGCAGCGCTTGAGGAGTCTGAGGAATCTGAGGACTCTGAGTTTGAGGGGTTTCCGGATTCTGATGCCGCTTCTGAGTCTGATAATTAGAGTTTTAGGCTAAGACACTTTCAAGCATTGAGGGATAGTAAGCAGTTATCACAACCAATTAACACGGATTATTGCGCCATATAATCTTAACTTAAGATTGTGATCTGTCATTTATGCAGATTAATATCCGTGCACTCCTGACGATCTCTGTGTTTACTATGAGGCATTAAAAATGATATTCCGCTAGTAATATGCCAAGGTTTCAAGTTAAATTACAGGCGTCATAGCGCAAGCAAAGCTGAGAGGAGCGTGAGAAGCCTTGAGTCCTACATCCAAACTTAAACTTCTCAACTTTTTCCTATTGTGTGCTACTACTATTAATGCCTTATTCTACTACTTTCTAGAAGCGATGGACATAGCTGCACAGTCTATTGAGCTTATGCCTAATCCTACTAATATTGAATTTCCGGAGGACCTCAACTGTTTAAAAATCAATTCTCCACAGGTTACAAAGGGGGGTGACAGGAGAACGATTGGATTAGTGAAATATCCAAATAATCGTTTTCTGCAAGATTATAGTGTAAGTGAGATCTTAGGGACATGGACAGCGTCGTGGAGTAATACTAGCTGGGGTATAAACCCTAAAAATGATAACCCACGATGGAACTCTCCTACTCGCTATGGCACAGTATGGTTACGATTTGGAGAAGCTGCTGAGCTTCGAACTGGCCACCCCTACGTGTTCTGCTACAACTGTAGTCTTGCACTCCAGCATCCAAATCTAGGTGGTATTGGGACAAAGCACCTTATTACTCATCTTAAAACAAAAAGCTGTCGAAATGTCCTTACTCCTATTCATAATGAGGCAGACTTATCGGCCTCTACTCTATCCCAACGTCAACAAAGAAACAGTACTTCATCAATACCAGCTTACACTACTACTACCTTTGAAAAGGAGCTTGTACGGGTAGTAATCGACAGCAACTGGTCATTCCGAACAGTTGAACGACCATCTTTCCATCGATTTCTTCGGTTCCTTCGACCAGATACTGTGATAATTAGTCGTTGTAAATTCAAGACGATATTCAAGAGTCAACATGAGGAAGCAAAAAGGTCTATCCTTCGAGATCTTGGAAAATCAACAAAGATCTCAATCGCCTTAGATGCCTGGTCTGCAGCTAATCACCTCTGCTTTCTTGCGGTAAAGGGTTACTACATTAACAAAGACTAGAAACTTCAGGAAAAGCTACTTGACTTTCTCCCTATGCGCGGCAGGCACACCGGTACTTCTATAGCAGACGAGGTACTGCATATTCTTCTGGATACAAAGACCAAAACCCAGCTTCTAGCTATTACTTGTGATAACGCTAGTAACAATAGCGTACTTGCTCGCACTCTCCAGTCTAAACTCCAAGAAGTCGACATTCAGTGGAGTGCCAGAGAAAACACTATCCCTTGCCTTGCCCATATTATCAACCTCGTTGTCCAGGATATTATCCAACACCTTCGGCTAGCAGCAACTACAGAGTTAGGAGCAAGGGATACCCTACAGAGACGTCATATACAGGACATTGAGACGCATATTTCAGTCCCAAATTCCCTTCGCAAGGTATTTCGCTTTTAACACATTCATTTATCACATACTAATAATAGACTAGATAAGGGCGATTTGTATCGCTATTGACGTATCACCTCAACGCTTTGAGCGGTTTATTGCGGTACAACAACATCTACCGCCAAAGGGGCGATTATCTGTTATCCGCGACGTGAAAACCCGATGGAACTCAACATACGACATGTTAGAGCGCGCGCTCAAAATCCAAAAATATATTGATGAATGGCTTAAACAAGAAATCTTGCTAAGGCCAGGTAGTCACCTGGATAGCTCTCTAGacaacaatcaaatggctGAGATTGATTTCCGGGATCTTAAACGCCTCCGCTTATCTTCGACTGAGTGGCATCATCTCGAACTCGTTACTGAGATGCTTAAACGGTTTAAAACAGCAACTAGCTTCCTCAGCCAGAACGAGAAGCCCCAGATTCAGTATATTTGGTTAATGTACAATCGACTGTTTGATTTCTTGGACAAAATGTCAGAGGACCTagatgaggatgaagaaAATCAAGATGATAGGGAATGGCTAGACGTAGTACGAGCTGCAGCTGACAGGGGTCGTCTAAAACTGAGCAAGTACTATTCGAAGACAGACGCAGAACGTGGGTTCTTGTTTAATTGTGCCACTATCCTTGATCCAACGCAGAAGCTTACAGCATATGAAGTATGATTATCACAGCTATTTATCACAGTCACGCTCTAATTACGCTTATAGGACGATTCATGGGAGCCACAGTACAAGCATCTCTACCGAGGCCAATTTCTTGCTTACCTTGATCGTTATGATAATACGGACGGGAGAGGTTCAACCCCAGGCTCTAGCATAGTCAAAAGGAGGTCACTTGGGAATGAGTGGTTCAGAAAGCCAGCTCCTCCCCCTACATCAGCGTTAAACAGCTTTTCTTCCCAGAACTCTTCACTAGTAGAATCAGACAAGACAACTGGCCCAACCCGCCAAGAAGGAGAGTCCTACCTTAGTACTGCCTGTGTAATGACAGATGACTCTTTCGATATTCTAGAGTGGTGGAAGACGAACGAGCCTACCTACCCACGACTATCCCAAGTGGcgaaggatatactagcaATACCAATTGCTCAGGTTGGGGTTGAAAGAGTTTTCAATGTTGCTAAGGATGTTATTGGTAGTCGGAGGCACCGACTATCTGCCCGGACAATACAGCAGATAATGGTTCTTAAGGATACAATATctcaagaggaagaacaGGGTCTAGACTACCTAGTTGCTCAATTAGGGGAGGATGGAGAGCCAATTGACGAGGTTAATGATCTTTTTGAGCTTCCAGCCTCGTTAGAGCATACCTTCGATATAGATGAGGAGAACCAGActacagaagaagagtcggaggaagaggtccaggaggagcgtcaattgccacctcgaaagcgccagcgtcctCAGCGCTACCGTGATAATTAGCTGTGTTAATATATCTCGTTTTATGTATCTACTATATCATCAACGTGTACACATTATCTTAATTAAGTGTTGTTCCGTTAAAGTACCCAAAAaatataacccaaccccaacccaacccagcccaacccaagcccaaccctaccacttggtctgtgcgaccccagcccagccctaacccatggtctgtgcgaccccaacccaaccctaacccatggtctgtgcgaccccaacccaaccccaacccaagactgggtatacccaacccatttgccagcgtatCCATGGAAGGCAAGGAGGGCAGACCTCAACATGGAGGGCACACTCACTATATAATAgtaggcaatgagcccttacggttcattgtgttcaacttcgaaatctaaggattagtacttgattctcaactccccgtatattacatcgatctaccaatcgtgctatacaccctcgtgtccatcgcatcactctatccccgagaaccaacccaagatcatcttcggacgaccttcacatcttgatcgatccctcacatCTATTCaccaaactgctctttagcaccaGGCACTAGCTAGATACTCGGTATCTAGCTAGAAGCAAGCCTAAACTGCCATAGCCAAACAAACACCCAAACTGTACGATAAACAAAACCAGATAGAACGGCCTCCGGCCcagtcctacatagtctctgactgaaaaaggactcaaatggaataataataataataataataataataatcTCTACACATAAATAACTCAACATTCTCTTAACCAATTAAGATGTATCATGACTAGAGttaacgtgtctgtgcgcgtgatgcccataatcgcgtgccgcacaccccaccaatatcgcgacgacggcaaagttgaggctgcgcagccacgtacaataactattatcgcgagattttccggtgtattgatctatagacgtagctctacaactttgtctatctatattttgccggagtattgacggcccggccgcgtcgggtggttgttggtggggagccggtgcagccacctcagccagagtaccaccgccagcaccacccacgcgtcgtttttttggctgttgctttgcagcgggctttgaagccttacgcttgcccgattggggttgttgtatagcctttgcagcgtcgcgatcgcgtcgtttggcgtcaagttcggcagcctttacagccttggcttcatcccgcaccttctttgcctcctcacgcgccgcccgcgctgcctctttgatcttaagttgatagatcctgttgttctcctttgcctctttcaactctatcttatcaagtagctctttctccttctccttctccttcactagctgcctgaagcgggcctctcgaagcttgcacggcgaccaccaaactgcccctgaatggaacgcttttcgctgctgtagatctagggaggttcgtgccgattgcggggcttctggtgaacgtgtagcgccgcgcgcagtgtgtccttctcgtactcggcgatctctttggcagcctggaggcggaggagtatttctgagaggttgttggccgcaatagagctcggatcgtaggcctgattaatgaggttcgtgatagtagctctactcacgttcactagtggcggcggtgctgttagtgttgactttcggaactttttaagtactacttcgggatctataggagctatcccagtggctttaaatgccttcaacgcgtgcttcttaatgaaagaggagtcccaggcaggcttgaaaagacggtagaagtcatccttcctcacagctaagagaccgtggctcgcctggaggtagtgctgcaagctgagtgagtacgcggctgccagaggtttgaacattaccacatcgagtggctgcagcgtaTGGGTACTATGGGGGGGTAGTACGAGTAACATAATATTGTGGGCGATCGCGTagtcaataaactccatagtaacgtgactcccatggccgtcaaggatgagtaagcgtgtgtgattgccggccttctccttcgtatggcgatcaaacacctgttcgagccatgccaggcctacctgatcattggtccaccctgagggacttgaggtaacgtagactggatcgtcaattgcgatatcatcaacccatctggcgtacatgttgcccgaagtagcttcgtatataatcgcgggcggtaacgtactcccatcagcacatatagcagcgataacagtgatccaatctctgttgccgtcctgtatcactttcttaaagcccccagtctcatatttctgcttactaaacactctcttactcctccccgtcactccaataaggaatcccttctcatccatattatatacatcctgcgcccgaatatggtgctgagccattttagtagatagtagatcaaagtacgactcgtacttgtatacagaatcagcccggtggcgattgcggtccaaaccagttgaccaacgtgatataatcgcgtcgggatgacggtgaaagaagcgcgtcacccagctttgggaggcagcccttccggctatagcactagcaaagttctggatcatagtcctcgtcggtggtaagccagcctcagtaagctcgtcaatgtgctctagaagctgtagctcctggtgtgggtgaaggagttgctgattacgtgatttggcttcatttgagccccggatctgttgatggcgtcgcgacaacgtagagcgatcaacaccaaagcggcgcgcaacctcagagtatgtaaatttatctccgggatcacgcgattcaatagcttcaatcgcagcgttgatacaactcatagttgtggagttatgggtggttgaagtggtaagggtggattggtgttgatgttgcggggtgtgcggcacgcgattatgggcatcacgcgcacagacacgttaaTCCCCTAACTCTGCTGCATTTTTTTGACACGTGCATCTATTGTGTGCGGCCTCACCACACACTTTACAGTGACGGACACCCTTGCAGCTACTACCTGCTTCTACCCTCTCTACCTTACTA
The sequence above is a segment of the Pyrenophora tritici-repentis strain M4 chromosome 3, whole genome shotgun sequence genome. Coding sequences within it:
- a CDS encoding DNA-pol-phi domain containing protein; its protein translation is MPVAKEQVGDVPEGLVPAIKLEPPPGFEQDEWEQLTDGFACEADEIDGILDQRGSGGSRKGRPINLSVPYTGSLSGSARAIAQRERKALFDKEEKVLESVRTADRSAKYQLKKSLLQQPKYKLANSARQAKLLEKEWDILSEKRFTQKKSAEWLETNLTHVHRKWDAITKQVDMRKHEITIAKVLSKDDKPTHDISGRGIARIYGSGGVLQKILRKTYQEGLAKLNNNDFESKEAKREFEKFVEELTPDEMKVVTDNDWQQREPPSILDLLGDADIELEGDKPYVKGDDSDECEEEVDYDSDLEEHFNSLEDEYEDDDQWAAVQKQAALEESEESEDSEFEGFPDSDAASESDN
- a CDS encoding HHT1, Histones H3 and H4 yields the protein MARTKPRPKVTGKAGRGGPDGKTVTGGKPAQKALASKARRQVAGKSTRKAPVAVKKKRKFKAGTVALREIKRYQRGFELLLRKLPFSRVVREFAQVHKADIRFQRSAIEALQEATEAFLVGYFEDCNINAIHAKRVTIQEKDSQLARRYFARELLAFL